In Halapricum desulfuricans, a single window of DNA contains:
- a CDS encoding 30S ribosomal protein S27ae, with protein sequence MAHYELYGEDGTTDREQCPRCGDAFLADHGDRLHCGKCGYTEWQ encoded by the coding sequence ATGGCGCACTACGAACTGTACGGCGAGGACGGGACGACCGACCGCGAACAGTGTCCCCGGTGTGGCGACGCGTTCCTGGCCGATCACGGCGACCGGCTCCACTGTGGGAAGTGCGGGTATACTGAATGGCAGTGA
- a CDS encoding threonine synthase yields the protein METTAACRGLRCTDCGARHDLETTRRCPDCGGVLEVTYDHSTVDLDREALPAQPLDGLARYAGVLPFPRETLVTLGEGTTPLVDAPGWARRLGVERVLIKDEGANPTGSIADRGAALAVTAAKQHGATTVALPSTGNAAQATSAYAARAGLDAEVFVPSRAGFDAKAMTNVHGGELSVVGGRFDDAVTAFEDARSGTSWYSLAAFETPYRQEGAKTTLYEIAERLDWGGPDHVVHPTGSGVGLVGLARAASELDDLGWIDAVPALHAVQPDGCGPIAEAFENDRTEHEPVEHPDTICGGLEIADPPASRLVLEAVRESGGSALARPDSSILEAAVEVAQTAGVEVGTAGGAAASGAIELAERGVFDEDETVVLVNPAAGNRESDVLRSHLMSKGI from the coding sequence GACCACTCGACGGTCGACCTCGACCGCGAGGCACTGCCGGCACAACCCCTCGACGGACTTGCCCGCTACGCCGGCGTCTTGCCGTTCCCCCGGGAGACGCTCGTCACGTTGGGAGAGGGAACGACGCCGCTTGTGGACGCGCCCGGCTGGGCACGGCGACTGGGCGTCGAGCGCGTCCTGATCAAAGACGAGGGCGCGAACCCGACGGGGTCGATCGCCGACCGCGGTGCGGCACTCGCGGTGACCGCCGCGAAACAGCACGGCGCGACGACGGTCGCGCTGCCCTCCACCGGCAACGCCGCACAGGCCACCAGCGCTTACGCCGCCCGCGCCGGCCTCGACGCCGAGGTGTTCGTCCCGTCGCGAGCGGGCTTCGACGCCAAGGCGATGACCAACGTCCACGGCGGCGAGCTGTCCGTCGTCGGCGGGCGGTTCGACGACGCCGTCACCGCGTTCGAGGACGCCAGATCCGGAACGTCGTGGTACTCGCTCGCGGCGTTCGAGACGCCCTACCGACAGGAAGGCGCGAAGACGACTCTCTACGAAATCGCCGAACGGCTGGACTGGGGCGGTCCCGATCACGTCGTCCATCCGACCGGGAGCGGCGTCGGCCTCGTCGGACTGGCCCGGGCCGCCAGCGAACTCGACGACCTGGGCTGGATCGACGCCGTACCGGCACTCCACGCCGTCCAGCCGGACGGCTGTGGGCCGATCGCCGAGGCGTTCGAGAACGACCGTACCGAGCACGAACCGGTCGAACACCCCGATACGATCTGCGGGGGGCTCGAAATCGCGGACCCGCCCGCGAGTCGACTCGTGCTCGAGGCCGTCCGCGAGAGCGGCGGCTCGGCTCTCGCGAGACCGGATTCGTCGATCCTGGAAGCGGCCGTCGAGGTCGCACAGACGGCGGGCGTCGAGGTCGGAACGGCCGGCGGAGCGGCCGCGAGCGGCGCGATCGAACTGGCCGAGCGGGGCGTCTTCGACGAGGACGAGACGGTCGTGCTCGTCAACCCCGCGGCGGGAAACCGGGAGTCGGACGTGCTCCGGAGCCACCTGATGAGCAAGGGAATCTGA
- a CDS encoding Lrp/AsnC family transcriptional regulator: MTLTDTDEPLSDDDRAVLDARIRDAQADAEAIAVETGIAADRVEAKLDRFEDAGVIDGYTARLDYGALGYDVTALFRVSVADESALDRLRDQSRVVALYAVTGGDDAVAIGKFEDTDALNAVATELLTDDAVRSLTVTVVRDVLREFEPTIPDDGPS, translated from the coding sequence ATGACACTGACTGACACTGACGAGCCGTTGAGCGATGACGACCGGGCAGTGCTCGACGCACGGATCCGGGACGCCCAGGCGGACGCCGAGGCCATCGCCGTCGAGACGGGCATCGCGGCCGACCGCGTCGAGGCGAAACTCGACCGCTTCGAAGACGCCGGCGTGATCGACGGCTACACGGCCCGTCTCGATTACGGCGCGCTGGGGTACGACGTGACGGCCCTGTTCCGGGTATCGGTCGCCGACGAGTCGGCGCTTGATCGGCTCCGCGACCAGTCCCGAGTCGTCGCACTCTATGCGGTGACCGGCGGTGACGACGCCGTCGCGATCGGGAAGTTCGAGGACACCGACGCGCTCAACGCGGTCGCCACCGAACTGCTGACCGACGACGCCGTCCGCTCGCTGACCGTCACCGTCGTGCGGGACGTCCTCCGGGAGTTCGAACCGACGATCCCCGACGACGGACCGTCCTGA
- a CDS encoding DUF7577 domain-containing protein gives MPGAWVWILVYVLAFALFQLLLYRYLQGQERPPFEQATPDYGDTERARPRTAVAGVETDDGEMIRCPRCGTYNERDPAYTYCKECVQRLQ, from the coding sequence ATGCCGGGAGCCTGGGTCTGGATCCTGGTGTACGTGCTGGCGTTCGCCCTGTTCCAGCTGTTGCTGTATCGCTATCTGCAGGGCCAAGAGCGGCCGCCGTTCGAGCAGGCGACGCCGGACTACGGTGACACCGAACGAGCGCGCCCCCGGACTGCCGTCGCCGGCGTTGAGACCGACGACGGGGAGATGATTCGCTGTCCCCGGTGTGGGACCTACAACGAGCGCGATCCGGCCTACACCTACTGCAAGGAGTGCGTCCAGCGACTGCAGTGA
- a CDS encoding P-II family nitrogen regulator, with protein MSDTGIKMVVAVIRPDKLGDVKQALVEADAPSLTVTNVSGRGSQPAKKGQWRGEEYVVDLHQKVKIECVVADTPVDDVVEAIKDGAHTGEKGDGKIFVLPVEDAVQIRTGEEGPKAV; from the coding sequence ATGAGCGATACCGGGATCAAGATGGTCGTCGCGGTGATCCGCCCCGACAAACTCGGGGACGTGAAACAGGCGCTGGTCGAGGCCGACGCGCCCTCGCTAACGGTCACGAACGTGTCGGGCCGCGGCTCCCAGCCGGCAAAGAAGGGGCAGTGGCGCGGCGAGGAATACGTCGTCGACCTCCATCAGAAGGTCAAAATCGAGTGTGTCGTCGCCGACACGCCCGTCGACGACGTCGTCGAGGCGATCAAAGACGGCGCACACACCGGCGAGAAAGGCGACGGCAAAATCTTCGTCCTGCCGGTCGAGGACGCCGTCCAGATCCGAACCGGCGAGGAAGGTCCCAAAGCCGTCTGA
- a CDS encoding 30S ribosomal protein S24e translates to MDVDIIEETENPMLHRTDIRFEMTHEDATPSRLSVRDSLAAKLNKDAEEVVVHKLDTKFGMRKTVGYAKVYDDPEAALDVEQEHMLERNKIATDGEETAAEEA, encoded by the coding sequence ATGGACGTCGACATTATCGAAGAGACGGAAAACCCCATGTTGCACAGGACGGACATCCGGTTCGAGATGACCCACGAGGACGCGACGCCCTCGCGGCTGTCGGTCCGGGACTCGCTCGCGGCCAAGCTGAACAAGGATGCCGAAGAGGTCGTCGTCCACAAGCTCGACACGAAGTTCGGGATGCGAAAGACCGTCGGCTACGCCAAGGTCTACGACGACCCCGAGGCCGCCCTCGATGTCGAACAGGAGCACATGCTCGAACGGAACAAAATCGCCACCGATGGCGAGGAAACCGCCGCGGAGGAGGCATAG